One genomic window of Streptococcus mitis includes the following:
- the tpiA gene encoding triose-phosphate isomerase encodes KVAAQNCYFENAGAFTGETSPQVLKEIGTDYVVIGHSERRDYFHETDEDINKKAKAIFANGMLPIICCGESLETYEAGKAAEFVGAQVSAALAGLTAEQVAASVIAYEPIWAIGTGKSASQDDAQKMCKVVRDVVAADFGQEVADKVRVQYGGSVKPENVASYMACPDVDGALVGGASLEAESFLALLDFVK; translated from the coding sequence AAAGTTGCTGCTCAAAACTGCTACTTTGAAAATGCAGGTGCTTTCACTGGTGAAACTAGCCCACAAGTTTTGAAAGAAATCGGTACTGACTATGTTGTTATCGGTCACTCAGAACGCCGTGACTACTTCCATGAAACTGACGAAGATATCAACAAAAAAGCAAAAGCAATCTTTGCAAACGGTATGCTTCCAATCATCTGTTGTGGTGAGTCACTTGAAACTTACGAAGCTGGTAAAGCTGCTGAATTCGTAGGTGCTCAAGTATCTGCTGCATTGGCTGGATTGACTGCTGAACAAGTTGCTGCATCAGTTATCGCTTACGAGCCAATCTGGGCTATCGGTACTGGTAAATCAGCTTCACAAGACGATGCACAAAAAATGTGTAAAGTTGTTCGTGACGTTGTAGCTGCTGACTTTGGTCAAGAAGTTGCAGACAAAGTTCGTGTTCAATACGGTGGTTCTGTTAAACCTGAAAACGTTGCTTCATACATGGCTTGCCCAGATGTTGACGGTGCCCTTGTAGGTGGTGCGTCACTTGAAGCAGAAAGCTTCTTGGCTTTGCTTGACTTTGTAAAATAA